The DNA region GCGGCCGTTCACCAGCGCCGACAGGGAACTTTCCATGATCTCTTTGAGCGCTTCGGTCACCGCGGCGCCGGCAGTGCCGGCGCGCCACCGGTCGAGGCCACCCGACTGTTCAAGCCAGTCGTAATGCCGGTCAATCTCGTTCATGAGTTCACCGATCCCCGCCCCTTCCTTTGCCACCGATGTCAGGACCGGCGGCTCCCATTCCCCTTCACCGCCGCCCAGCGAGACCATGGCCTTGAGGTCCCTGACGGTGGCCTCCACCATGGGGATGTCCGCCTTGTTGACGAGATAGATGTGGGCGATCTCCAGGACCCCCGCCTTCATGGCCTGGATCCCGTCCCCGAGCCCGGGCACGGTGACGAAGACCGTGGTCTGGGCAAGGTCCTTGATCTGAACCTCCTCCTGCCCCACACCTACCGTCTCCAGGAAAACGAGATCGAACCCGGCCGCGTCCATCAGGGTCAAAAGGTGTCCTGCGGTACGGCTGAGGCCCCCCATGTTTCCCCGGGTTGCCAGGCTCCGGATAAAAACGCCGGGGTCCGTGGCGTGCTCCTGCATGCGGATCCGGTCTCCTAGCACCGCGCCCCCGGAATAGGGGCTGGTAGGGTCCACGGCCAGGACTGCCACAGAAAGGCCTTTCGCCCGCGCGTGGCTGATGAGGCCGCTGACGAGGGTGCTTTTGCCGGCGCCCGGCGGTCCGGTGATCCCCACGACCCGGGTCCGCCCGGCGCGGGGGTAGAGCCGGCTTAAAACCTCGTCCCGGCCATCGAGGCCGTCATCGAGGATCCGGGCGACCCTTCCCAGAGCCAGCGGATCCCTTTTAAGAGCATTGCGTACAAGTTGGTCTAGTTGCTTCATCTGCGGTTCCTGTATTTAAATTTCCCTATAAACGATATTTGAGAGTCTGACGTGGGTCTTTATCAGGCTGACAAATATCGTTTGAGCTCACGGAACAGCCCCGGCTCCAGATCGGCGAAGGCGGCCACCCTCTGCCGAAACCGTTCCTGGAACTTCTCTCGCGTACAGACCTCCTGGACGAGCCCCAGGCGGTACGCCTCGTCGGAATCGAGGCGCCGCGATGTGTAAAGGCATCGGGCAGCGGCACGCTGGCCAATGAGCCTGGGCAGTCTCTGGGTCCCGCCGAAACCTGTTATGAGACCCAGGTCGGCACCGGGGTGACCGAAGAGGGAGCGGTCGGCGGCAACCCGCCAGTCGGCAGCCAGGGCCAGGTCCAGGCCGCCGCCCAGGCAGAACCCGTCGATACCGGCGACCACGGCGGCATCGGCCCCTTCGAGGAGGCGGAAGATCCTGTTTCCCTGATCCGAGAAGGCGCGTGCGGTTAACGGGGTGAGTGTGCCGATCTCCTTCAGATCGGCCCCCACAGCGAAGGATCCGCCCTCACCGGTGATGCCCAGGCATCGCGCACCGCTGTCCAGGGCATCTGTCACCTGTTCCAGCAGGGGGGCAAGCGTGTCGGAACCGAGCTTGTTGAGGCCGGCGGGCGAGGAAAGGGTGAGGATAGCCCACCCGTCACCGGATTCGGTAGTAACCTTCGTGGTCGGCAAGGTCACTTATCCCGGGAAGCCCGGACAATGGCGTCGGCGATATCGGAGGTAGGGGATCCGGGGGTGAAGACCGCCAGGACCCCGGCCTCCTTGAGACCGGGGATGTCATCTTCAGGGATGATCCCTCCGACGAAGACGGGGATATCGCCGGCGCCCATTTCCCGGAGCTGCCCGATGATCCTTGGAACGAGAGTCCCGTGGGAACCGGAGAGGATGGACAGCCCCACGGCATCCACACCCTCCTGAACAGCCGCGGCGGCAACCTGCTCGGGCGTCTGGTGAAGGCCGGTGTAGATCACCTCGAATCCGCAGTCCCTCAGGGCGCGGGCGACGACCTTGGCCCCGCGATCGTGACCGTCAAGGCCGGGCTTGGCTATCAACACTCTGATCTTCTTCGTCATTTCACTCCTCATCGATCAGGTTACGTTTCGGTGTAACGGGGTATCGGTGTAACGGAGAAAATACAGATACTGTATTTGATTTTTCCCCGACACGCCGAAACGCCGACACTCCGACACAGTCATATTTATTTTTCGATCCCTTTCCTCGCCGACACTCCCTGCCGGAAATAATGCTTGATCTCCCGCATTTCGGTGACGAGGTCAGCTTTTTCGATGATCTCCGCCGGCGCTCCCCTTCCGGTGAGGACCAGTTCAAGACCGTCCGGCTTCCCGTCCATAAGTTCCGTCACGCGAGGCACCGGTATGAGTTCCAGGGCACAGGCGGTGTTGATCTCGTCGAGGACGATCACATCCCACTTCCGGCTCGTTATCTCCCGACAGCTCTCCACCAGGGCTTCCATGGCCATGGTCCTGTCTTCACCGGTGATATCGTCCGGCCTGAGAAGGCCATCCCGGCCCCGGGGCCTGATCTCGATAACAGGTTTCAAATGCAGGACCGCCTTGCGCTCTCCGGTCATCTCGCTTCCCTTGAGGAACTGGATGATCAGGACGCCAAGGCCGTTTCCGGCCGCACGCACGGCGAGCCCCAGGGACGCTGTGGTCTTGCCCTTCCCGTCGCCGGTGTAGACGTGAGTGTAGCCGCGCCCGATGTCGCTCACTTCGTTCGCCACCTTGACGCGGAGACGCGGAGAGAGTGTGACGCGGCGAGAAACAGTATGGAGGTATGGAAGTATGGAGGTAACAACCCTCGTTTTTCTCCGATACCCCGACACCCCCTTACGCCGATACGTGGGCCCAAAGCAAGAGGCCGATTTATCCCCGTGTCCCCGTGTCCCGGTGTCGGTATCATTTCCCGAACACCGGCTTTCTCTTTTCCAGAAACGCCGAGATCCCTTCCTTCGCGTCAGGCAGGGAGAAGCAGTAGGCGAACGCCTCCCGCTCCAGGGCCAGGCCGGCTTCCAGGCTGGCGTCCATGCCCCGGTTAAGGGTCGATTTGGCAAGGGCGAGGGCAGCCGGGGACTTGGAGGCAAGCAGCCCCGCGTATTCGAGAACCTTGCCCTCAAATTCGTCCGCCCGGTAAACGGCATCCGCGAGCCCCATGTCGCGGGCCTCTTCAGCGCCTACGATGCGGCCGGAGTAAATCAGGTCCCTGGCCCTGCCGAGCCCCGTTCGCCTGGGCAGCCGTATCGTCCCGCCCAGCCCGGGGATAATTCCCAGGTTCAACTCCGGCAGCCCCAGTTGTGCGCCCTGAGCTGCCAGGATCAGATCGCACGACAGGGCCAGCTCGAGCCCGCCACCCAGGGCAAACCCTTCCACTGCCGCGAGGACCGGGCAGGACAGGGCTTCCAGGCTGGTGAAGGTTCCCTGAGCCCTGATGATAAAATCCCGGGCTTTAGACGGATCCATGGACGAAAGCTCCGCCAGGTCGTCACCGGCGCAGAATGTACCCTCTCCCCCGCGAATAAGGAGGACGCGAAGATCCTCTTCTCCCCTGGCCCGTCGGACGATGGCATCCAGTTCGGCGAACATTTTCTGGGTCATGGAGTTCCGTTTTCCCGCCCGTGAGAGGGTGATGGTGGCAATGGGGCCGTCGACCTGATAGCTGACTGTTCCTTTATCTTCTTTCATCGAATTTTCACCTCTTGCAGGCTTAAATGGTGTATCGGATCCGGCCCGTCAGACGCGGGGACAGGATGACACGGGGACACGGGGATAAATCGGCCTCTTGCTTTGGGCCCACGTATCGGCGTAAGGGGGTGTCGGGGTATCGGAGAAAAACGAGGGTTATTACCTCCATACTTCCATACCTCCATACTGTTTCTCGCCGCGTCACCCCTTCTCCGCGTCTGCGCGTCTGCGCGTCTCCCCTTCCCGGGTCGCCGCCGGCGGCAATTACCCCACTTCATCCACCGACTGGATGTCAAACCCTGCCGTCTCCAGATCCTCGATGACCTCGGTCATATCGGAACTGTCCAGGTGGAGGATGACCGTCTGGCGTCCTGCGCGGGGACTCTCCATGGACAGGAGGCTCTTGATGAACTTGCCTCGTTCCTTGACCGAGCGCACGATGTCTACCAGGAGTTCACCCTTGCCCCGCTCCATGTCGATGGTAATCCGCTTTCCCGGAGAATCCATGCCGAGGATCTTCATGAGGATCAGGAACATCTCGGCGTTGGTCAGGATCCCCAGGAGTCGCCCTTTCTCCACCACCGGGACCGCCCCTATCCTCCTCGTCTGCATGACCTTGGCTACATCCTCCACGTGGTCCTCGGGACCGCAGGTCACCACATCTTTTTTCATGACATCCTTTATCTTCATCTTGGACAGGAGGTAGTGGATCTCATGGATGGAAAGGTCCGTGGCCTTGGACGGAGCCGCGTCGCGGATGGTGTTGAGGCTCACGATCCCCACCAGCTTTCCGTTATCCACAACAGGGATGTGCCGCAGGTTCCGCTCCTGCATGGTCTTGCGGACGTCAACGAGGTAGTCGTCCGGATGGATCGTCTCAACGATCCTGGTCATGTAATCTTTTGCGTACATGGCGAACTCCTTCAGAAAAGTGCAGAGTGTAAAGTGCAAAGTGCGGAGGTAAAAATCTTGCAGCAACCGCCTGTTTTCTATTTCCCAATTTCCGGCGGCTATGTCAACAAACGGGATCCGCATCCCCCCCGAGCCCCATGGAAACAACGTTCGTCCGGCTTTCAACTTGACATGAAACCGCCAAATAGCGTAACTGTATAGGGCTTTTTTGTCCACCCAAATCAAAACAACGTTTTAGGTTAATTCCAACCCCGCAGGGAGATCTTCACACTTGCCCATCCTGGAGTTCAAGAACATCCATCTTCATTTCGGCGGGATCATGGCTCTCAACGGGGTCGACTTCGATGTCCGCGAGGGCGAGATCTTCGCCATCATCGGCCCCAACGGCGCGGGCAAGACCAGCATTTTCAACTGTATCTCGGGACTCTACTCCCCCGATCGCGGGGAGATCCTGTTCAAGGGCAAGAATATCGTCAGGATGTCTCCCTGCAAACGGGCCCAGCTCGGCCTGGCCAGGAGTTTCCAGAACATCGAGCTCTTCAAGGGAATGACCGTCATCGACAACCTCATGCTGGGCCGTCACATCCACATGAACACCAACCTCTTCACGGGAGGGCTGTGGTTCGGGAAGGCGCGCAGCGAGGAGATACGGCACCGGGAGGTCGTTGAAGAGATCATCGACTTTCTGGAGATCCAGGACATCCGCAAAAAGGCCGTGGGCACCCTGGCATACGGCCTCCAGAAACGCGTCGAACTTGGACGTGCCCTCGCCCTGGACCCCAAGGTCCTGCTCCTGGACGAACCCATGGCCGGGATGAACGCCGAGGAGACCGAGGACATGGCCCGGTTCATCCTTGACATCAACGAGGAGCGGGATATCACGGTGGTCCTCATCGAGCACGACATGGGGGTTGTCATGGGCATCTCGGACCGGATCTGCGCCCTGGACTTCGGGGAGAGGATCTCCCTGGGCAAACCGGCCGAGATCCAGGCGGACCCGAAGGTCGTGGCCGCCTATCTGGGAGAGGACGAACATTGACAGCCAATACCGCTCGACTGAACGACTTAGGAGACTGGCCGAGCGAGCGAATCGAGCGCTTTTCTTCGCCGTGTCGCCGTGTCGCCGTGTCACCCCGTCCCCCCTCGTAAGCAGAATCTGTCGATGAGGTATTTAAACTAATGGACCAGAAGAAAATGACAGATTCTGCCATTCTCCCTCCAATTGACCCATCCGACACCCTGCCGAAACTCCTGGTGCGGAACGCCTCCAGGTTTGGAGATCGCAAGGTCGCGCTGAGGGAGAAGGAGTTCGGGATCTGGCAGTCGTTCACCTGGCAGGACTACCTGGATCACGTCCGGGACTTCAGCCTGGGCCTCGTCAGCCTGGGCCTGGCGAAGGACGACAAGATCGCCATTGTGGGGGACAACCGTCCGGAGTGGGTCTTTGCGGAGCTGGCCGCCCAGTGCGCCGGGGCCGTCCCCCTGGGCATCTACCAGGATTCCACCTCCAGGGAGGTGGGCTTCGTCATCGACCATTCCGACGCCAAGTTCGTCATCGCCGAAGACCAGGAACAGGTCGACAAGATCCTGGAGCTTACAGAAAGCATCCCCAAGGTAGTCGGGATCATCTATACCGACCCGAAGGGGATGCGGAACTACCGGGACGAGATGCTCCTTGAGTTCACGGCAGTGGAAGCCATGGGCCGGGACCTGCACAACCGGGACCCGGAGATATTCAAGCGGATGGTCGAGGCCACCTCCGGGGAGGACCTCGCCCTCATCGCCTATACATCGGGCACGACCGGTTTTCCCAAAGGTTCCATGCTCAGCCACAACAACATGCTGAGGATGGCCTGCAACCTCATCCAGGTCGACCCCAAGTTCGAGGACGACGAGTTCGTCTCCTTTCTCCCCCTGCCCTGGATCGGGGAACAGATGATGGGCGTCGCCTCCGCGATGCTGGTGGGCTTCACCGTGAACTTCCCCGAAGAACCGGAAACTGTAACCGAAAACCGCCGTGAGATCGCCCCCAACGTCATGTTCTCGCCTCCCATGATCTGGGAGAACCTGGCCGCGTCCATCCAGGTCAGGGTCATGGACGCCTCGTGGCTCAAGCGGAAAGCGTTCAACCTGGCCCTCCCCGTCGGGTACGAGATGGCTGACTGCCGGTTCGAAAAGAGGGAGCCGTCGTTCCGGCTCAAGGTGAAATACCTTTTTGCCTACCTGCTGGTGTTCCGCGCCCTGAAGGACCGGCTTGGCTTTTCAAAGCTGAGATCGGCATCCACAGGCGGCGCGGCCCTGGGACCGGACACCTTCCGCTTCTTCCACGGCCTGGGCGTGAACCTCAAGCAGATCTATGGCCAGACGGAGATCTCCGGCATCTCGTGCATCCACTATGACGGGGACGTCAACTTCGACTCGGTAGGCAAACCGATCCCCGAAACCGAGATCGTTATCGCCGATAACGGTGAGATCCTGTCCCGCAGCCCCAGCGTTTTCCTGGGCTACTACAAGAACGAGGAGGCCACCAGGGAAACCCTTCGCGACGGGTGGCTCCACTCGGGGGATGCCGGGCACTTCACCGGAGACGGGCACCTCGTGGTCATCGATCGGGTCAAGGACGTCATGCAGATGGCCGACGGCACCATGTTCAGCCCCCAGTTCATCGAGAACAAGCTCAAGTTCTCCCCCTATATCAAGGAAGCGGTCTGTATCGGGGACCATCTGCCCTACATCACCGCCATCATCAACATCGACATGTCCATCGTCGGGAAGTGGGCCGAGAAGAAGCGCATCAACTACACGACCTACACCGACATCTCGGCCAAGCAGGAGGTCTACGACCTTATCGAGGCCGAAGCGATAAAGGTCAACAGGGACCTGAGGCGCATCAACGAGGCGTCCATCATCAGGAAGTTCGTCCTCCTGTACAAGGAGCTGGACGCGGATGACGACGAACTGACCCGGACCAAGAAGGTCCGGCGCGGCTTCATCGGAGAGAGGTACGCGGAGGTCATCGAGGCCCTTTACACCGAGGCGTCGGAGATCCCCATCGACACCACGATCAAGTACCAGGACGGCCGCGCGGCCCGCATCAGGACCACCATGATCATCCGGAAACTCGCCGACTGAAGGGATAACCGAAATGCAGGAGATGTGGTTCTTTTTACAGCTGCTCATCCAGGGGCTGGCCATCGGCAGCGTCTACGCCCTGGTGGCCCTGGGGTTTGTTCTCATCTACAAGGCCTCCTCGGTGATCAACTTCGCCCAGGGAGAACTTCTCATGGTGGGCGCCTACATCTGTCTGGCCCTGCTCACCACCTACCAGGTCCCGTTCTGGGCGGGTTTTTTTCTCACCATGATATTCTCCGTGATCCTGGCCCTGTTCATTGAGCGGCTGGTACTCCGGCCCATGATCGGTGAACCGGCTATCTCCATCATCATGATCACCATCGGGCTTTCCCTTGTCCTCAAATCGGTGGTAGCCGCCATCTGGGGGACCCAGATCAAGGTGTTCCCGCCCATCTTCCCACAGGTACCCGTCAAGGTGGGCGAGATCGTGGTCTCCCAGGTTTACATCTACACATTCGGAGCGGCCATGGTCTTCCTGGTGCTCTTCGCCCTGTTCTTCAAATACTCCCGCATGGGCATCGCCATGCGCGCCACGGCCAACAGCAACCAGGTCGCGTTGTCCATGGGGATCAGCGTCAAGAAGGTGTTCGCCATCTCCTGGTGCGTCGCGGCTGTGGTCTCGGCTGTGGGCGGCATCCTCATCGGGAACATCAACGGGGTCAACAGCACCCTGGCCGGTGTCGGCCTCAAGGTATTTCCCGCCGTCATCCTCGGCGGCCTCGATTCCATTCCCGGGGCCGTGCTGGGTGGTCTCATCATCGGCATCCTCGAGAACCTCTCGGGTGGATACCTCGACCAGTTCTTCGGTGGAGGCGTCAAGGAGGTGGCGCCCTTCGTGGTCCTGGTCATCATCCTCATGATCAAGCCTTACGGGCTTTTCGGCACCGAAGAGATCGAGAGGGTCTAGGCCATGAGTCTGCAGCAATCCGGGATCTTCCACGAGACGTACAAGGAGGACATGGCGATCTTCCAGACGCCGTTCATCAAGTTCTGGATGATCGGGTTCTTCATCTTCCTGGCCGTCTTCCCGTGGATCAACAAGCCGTTCAACAGCATGTTCAACACCAACACCCTCTATCTGATGAACCTCATCGGGATCTACATCATAGGGGCACACGGCCTGAACATCCTCACCGGGTTCACCGGGCAGATCTCCCTGGGCCACGGGGCGTTCATGGGTGTAGGGGCTTACGCGTCGGCCATACTGACCATCAAGGCCGGCATCCCCTTCTGGTTCGCCCTCCCCATGGCCGGCCTGATAACGGCCCTTGTGGGAATGGTGTTCGGCATCCCTTCCCTGCGGCTCAAGGGGCTTTACCTTGCCATCGCCACCATGGCAGCCCAGTTCATCATCGGGTACGCCATGAGGAACTGGAGCGCCCTGACAGGGGGCAGCACCGGCCTCGTTGTAAGTTCACCGACCTTTTTCGGCATCGACATGGGCACTGACCGCTCCTATTACTATCTCGTCTATACCATTGTCATCGCCACGACCCTTTACACCAAGAACCTGACCCGCACCCGTCCGGGCCGGGCCTTCGTGGCCATTCGGGACCGCTACCTCGCAGCGGAAGTCATCGGGGTCAACGTCTGGTTCTACCGCATTCTCTCCTTCGGGATCAGTTCCTTCCTGGTCGGGATCGCCGGAGGCCTCTGGGCCCATTACGTGCTCGTCGTCAACGACGAGGCGTTCGGCATCTGGCTTTCCGTCCAGTACCTCGCCATGATCATCATCGGCGGGATGGGAAGCGTCCTCGGCGCCATCTACGGAGCCGTCTTCATGACCCTCCTTCCCATCATGCTGCGCATCCCCGAGCACGCCCTGACCCAGGTCTATCCCGGGGTGTTCGCCATTTTTCAGAGCCTGACGGAAGGAGTTTTCGGCCTCATCATCATCCTGTTCCTCATTTTCGAACCGGACGGGCTGGCCGCCCGCTGGCACACCGTGAAAAACTACTGGAAGCTTTGGCCCTTCTCGTATTAGAATGCCGTTTTAAACAGGTCCCGTTCCGGCGGGAGGATCGGTACAGATAATAGAGAAGCCAGGGGGGAACGAAAAGTTCGCACAAGGAGGATAAGGATGAGTAAAGCAGCACTGGGTTCAAAATGGATCGTCCTGACCGTCGCGGCTCTGATGATCATCGCTATCGGCGGGCTGGGTTGCCAGAAGGCCGAGCCGCCCAAAAAGGCGGAAGAGGCTCCCAAAGAGCCTATCGTCATCGGCGGCATCTTCGACACCACAGGCGCCACGTCCGACGTGGGCCAGGACTACGCGGTCGCTGCCGTGGACGCGGCAGACTACATCAACGCCAACGGCGGCGTCAACGGGCGGCCTGTCGAGATCATCGCCAACGACTACGCCTACAAGCCGGACAAGGCGGTCGAGCTCTACAAGACGTACAAGGACAAGGGGATCTTCCTGATCCAGGGGTGGGGCACAGGCGACACCAACGCGCTGAAAGCCCTCGTCTCAAAGGACAAGATCGTCTACATCTCGGCATCCTACGATTCCCTCATCAACGATCCGGCCAAGACGCCCTACAACTTCTATGCCAGCACCGCCTACGGGGACGCCATCAGGGCCGCCATGCAGTTCGTCCATGACTCCGGTAAAAACAAGGTCGTCTTCATCTACCCCGACCATCCCTACGGCAAGAACCCCATCCCGGCGGGAAAGGCCATGGCCGCCGAACTGGGCCTCGAGGTCGGCCCTGACCAGTTCGTGGCCCTCAACGCCACCGACGCCGTGAGCCAGCTCACCAACATGAAGCAGTTCAACCCTGACTTTGCGTGGATCGGCGGGACAGTGGCCAGTACGGCTGTCATCATCAAGGACGCCGCCAAGCTCGGCCTGGACACGAAATTCCTCGTCAACGTGTGGGGCTTCGACGAGAACCTGGTGAAACTCACCGGGGACGCGGCCAAGGAGAGGGTCTACGGAATGGGCCCCTTCGCCATGTGGGGAGCGGACGTTCCCGGCATGGCCGCTCCCATGTCCATGCACACCAAGAAGCACCCGGATGATTCCCACACCGTCCACTACATCCAGGGGTGGAGTTCCATGATGGTCATGTGGGAGGCCCTCAAGAAGGCCGAGACCCTGGACGGCCCCGGCGTCAAGGCCGCCCTGGAGACTATCAATGACCTCGATACGGGCGGTCTGACAGCTCCCATCACCTTCACCCCCACTGACCACCGCCCCAACACGACCCTCAACATCAACATGATCGATGCCGACGGGAAGATCGTCACGGTCAAGAACGTGACGATGAAACGCCGGCCCGAGTGGCTCGGCCAATAGGACTCTCTTCAAGGGGGGCGGCGTAACGCCGCCTCCCTTTTCGTTCAGTCCTATTGTCCTGTTTGTCTGGTCCCCAAACCACAGGACCAGACAAAAAACATATAAATAACTTCCACATTGTACAGACCGTAAGCCAGTGAGGCAGGCAATGCCGGAACCAGCAGCCAACAACTCGGAAAATCAACCCATTCTTTCATTGAATAATGTTGAAGTCATTTATGATGACGTTATATTAGTCCTCAAGGGAATGTCGTTAGA from bacterium includes:
- the meaB gene encoding methylmalonyl Co-A mutase-associated GTPase MeaB → MKQLDQLVRNALKRDPLALGRVARILDDGLDGRDEVLSRLYPRAGRTRVVGITGPPGAGKSTLVSGLISHARAKGLSVAVLAVDPTSPYSGGAVLGDRIRMQEHATDPGVFIRSLATRGNMGGLSRTAGHLLTLMDAAGFDLVFLETVGVGQEEVQIKDLAQTTVFVTVPGLGDGIQAMKAGVLEIAHIYLVNKADIPMVEATVRDLKAMVSLGGGEGEWEPPVLTSVAKEGAGIGELMNEIDRHYDWLEQSGGLDRWRAGTAGAAVTEALKEIMESSLSALVNGRGREWDEDVRKVATRESDPLSVARRWLARLDFNKD
- a CDS encoding enoyl-CoA hydratase/isomerase family protein, which translates into the protein MPTTKVTTESGDGWAILTLSSPAGLNKLGSDTLAPLLEQVTDALDSGARCLGITGEGGSFAVGADLKEIGTLTPLTARAFSDQGNRIFRLLEGADAAVVAGIDGFCLGGGLDLALAADWRVAADRSLFGHPGADLGLITGFGGTQRLPRLIGQRAAARCLYTSRRLDSDEAYRLGLVQEVCTREKFQERFRQRVAAFADLEPGLFRELKRYLSA
- a CDS encoding cobalamin B12-binding domain-containing protein, with amino-acid sequence MTKKIRVLIAKPGLDGHDRGAKVVARALRDCGFEVIYTGLHQTPEQVAAAAVQEGVDAVGLSILSGSHGTLVPRIIGQLREMGAGDIPVFVGGIIPEDDIPGLKEAGVLAVFTPGSPTSDIADAIVRASRDK
- a CDS encoding cob(I)yrinic acid a,c-diamide adenosyltransferase gives rise to the protein MSDIGRGYTHVYTGDGKGKTTASLGLAVRAAGNGLGVLIIQFLKGSEMTGERKAVLHLKPVIEIRPRGRDGLLRPDDITGEDRTMAMEALVESCREITSRKWDVIVLDEINTACALELIPVPRVTELMDGKPDGLELVLTGRGAPAEIIEKADLVTEMREIKHYFRQGVSARKGIEK
- a CDS encoding enoyl-CoA hydratase/isomerase family protein, which gives rise to MKEDKGTVSYQVDGPIATITLSRAGKRNSMTQKMFAELDAIVRRARGEEDLRVLLIRGGEGTFCAGDDLAELSSMDPSKARDFIIRAQGTFTSLEALSCPVLAAVEGFALGGGLELALSCDLILAAQGAQLGLPELNLGIIPGLGGTIRLPRRTGLGRARDLIYSGRIVGAEEARDMGLADAVYRADEFEGKVLEYAGLLASKSPAALALAKSTLNRGMDASLEAGLALEREAFAYCFSLPDAKEGISAFLEKRKPVFGK
- a CDS encoding CBS domain-containing protein yields the protein MYAKDYMTRIVETIHPDDYLVDVRKTMQERNLRHIPVVDNGKLVGIVSLNTIRDAAPSKATDLSIHEIHYLLSKMKIKDVMKKDVVTCGPEDHVEDVAKVMQTRRIGAVPVVEKGRLLGILTNAEMFLILMKILGMDSPGKRITIDMERGKGELLVDIVRSVKERGKFIKSLLSMESPRAGRQTVILHLDSSDMTEVIEDLETAGFDIQSVDEVG
- a CDS encoding ABC transporter ATP-binding protein, with product MPILEFKNIHLHFGGIMALNGVDFDVREGEIFAIIGPNGAGKTSIFNCISGLYSPDRGEILFKGKNIVRMSPCKRAQLGLARSFQNIELFKGMTVIDNLMLGRHIHMNTNLFTGGLWFGKARSEEIRHREVVEEIIDFLEIQDIRKKAVGTLAYGLQKRVELGRALALDPKVLLLDEPMAGMNAEETEDMARFILDINEERDITVVLIEHDMGVVMGISDRICALDFGERISLGKPAEIQADPKVVAAYLGEDEH
- a CDS encoding AMP-binding protein, whose translation is MDQKKMTDSAILPPIDPSDTLPKLLVRNASRFGDRKVALREKEFGIWQSFTWQDYLDHVRDFSLGLVSLGLAKDDKIAIVGDNRPEWVFAELAAQCAGAVPLGIYQDSTSREVGFVIDHSDAKFVIAEDQEQVDKILELTESIPKVVGIIYTDPKGMRNYRDEMLLEFTAVEAMGRDLHNRDPEIFKRMVEATSGEDLALIAYTSGTTGFPKGSMLSHNNMLRMACNLIQVDPKFEDDEFVSFLPLPWIGEQMMGVASAMLVGFTVNFPEEPETVTENRREIAPNVMFSPPMIWENLAASIQVRVMDASWLKRKAFNLALPVGYEMADCRFEKREPSFRLKVKYLFAYLLVFRALKDRLGFSKLRSASTGGAALGPDTFRFFHGLGVNLKQIYGQTEISGISCIHYDGDVNFDSVGKPIPETEIVIADNGEILSRSPSVFLGYYKNEEATRETLRDGWLHSGDAGHFTGDGHLVVIDRVKDVMQMADGTMFSPQFIENKLKFSPYIKEAVCIGDHLPYITAIINIDMSIVGKWAEKKRINYTTYTDISAKQEVYDLIEAEAIKVNRDLRRINEASIIRKFVLLYKELDADDDELTRTKKVRRGFIGERYAEVIEALYTEASEIPIDTTIKYQDGRAARIRTTMIIRKLAD
- a CDS encoding branched-chain amino acid ABC transporter permease, with the protein product MWFFLQLLIQGLAIGSVYALVALGFVLIYKASSVINFAQGELLMVGAYICLALLTTYQVPFWAGFFLTMIFSVILALFIERLVLRPMIGEPAISIIMITIGLSLVLKSVVAAIWGTQIKVFPPIFPQVPVKVGEIVVSQVYIYTFGAAMVFLVLFALFFKYSRMGIAMRATANSNQVALSMGISVKKVFAISWCVAAVVSAVGGILIGNINGVNSTLAGVGLKVFPAVILGGLDSIPGAVLGGLIIGILENLSGGYLDQFFGGGVKEVAPFVVLVIILMIKPYGLFGTEEIERV
- a CDS encoding branched-chain amino acid ABC transporter permease; translated protein: MSLQQSGIFHETYKEDMAIFQTPFIKFWMIGFFIFLAVFPWINKPFNSMFNTNTLYLMNLIGIYIIGAHGLNILTGFTGQISLGHGAFMGVGAYASAILTIKAGIPFWFALPMAGLITALVGMVFGIPSLRLKGLYLAIATMAAQFIIGYAMRNWSALTGGSTGLVVSSPTFFGIDMGTDRSYYYLVYTIVIATTLYTKNLTRTRPGRAFVAIRDRYLAAEVIGVNVWFYRILSFGISSFLVGIAGGLWAHYVLVVNDEAFGIWLSVQYLAMIIIGGMGSVLGAIYGAVFMTLLPIMLRIPEHALTQVYPGVFAIFQSLTEGVFGLIIILFLIFEPDGLAARWHTVKNYWKLWPFSY
- a CDS encoding ABC transporter substrate-binding protein yields the protein MSKAALGSKWIVLTVAALMIIAIGGLGCQKAEPPKKAEEAPKEPIVIGGIFDTTGATSDVGQDYAVAAVDAADYINANGGVNGRPVEIIANDYAYKPDKAVELYKTYKDKGIFLIQGWGTGDTNALKALVSKDKIVYISASYDSLINDPAKTPYNFYASTAYGDAIRAAMQFVHDSGKNKVVFIYPDHPYGKNPIPAGKAMAAELGLEVGPDQFVALNATDAVSQLTNMKQFNPDFAWIGGTVASTAVIIKDAAKLGLDTKFLVNVWGFDENLVKLTGDAAKERVYGMGPFAMWGADVPGMAAPMSMHTKKHPDDSHTVHYIQGWSSMMVMWEALKKAETLDGPGVKAALETINDLDTGGLTAPITFTPTDHRPNTTLNINMIDADGKIVTVKNVTMKRRPEWLGQ